A window of Carassius auratus strain Wakin unplaced genomic scaffold, ASM336829v1 scaf_tig00216332, whole genome shotgun sequence genomic DNA:
TATATGGTTTGGAGGTGAGAATTTACATAACCTATATTTACATTCACATAAAATTTAGTTTAAGGTTAACTGAAATCAAATGAGTTCTCTCTTAGATTATGATCTGACAGTCTGTTTTGGCTCAGCTGTGCTCAGATTGATAGAAAAATGCATTGTGAAGATTGATCACTGGactaatgtatacatatatatatatatatatatatataatatatatatatatatatatatatatatatataaaacaaaacaaaaaaggcattTTCTTACTTCATTTGTCGCCATAGTTAACTGTGTGTTGCCTCTTTAGTTCAAAAGcttgaaaaaatttttttgttcagTAGATGTCAAGTAAGCTATAGTGTTTTTTAAACCatgctttttagtttttaatgcatGAACGTGCTGTGCCACTATGCAACACTGAGGAGAGACATACAACAGGAGACAGAAAGCGACAGAGAGATATGCATGTGTGCGTTGTGTCAGTTCAGTCTCCTTGTGTGGGTTTTGGCACTGATCTTTATAGCTGAGGTGTGATCATCTGCACTGATTCGGGCTCtctgatctcttactgtaaaacAAGCCATCTCAAGCACATTAAATGAACACAAGCCATATTCTCTCCCTCTGAAAAACACATACCTGCATAAAGAGAAATATGTACCTTTCCACTGAGCTGTTTTGGATTAATTGCTGCTTTATATTCTCTCGGTCACTCATCTTACCTCTACACTAATTTCTGACCGTTTTTATCTTTCTGTCCATTCCAGTTCCAGAATGGAGTCAATAAACCAATCTGGGTTGGTGGGGACAATCCCAGGGGATTATAACTCCACCTTTGGAATGGGATTTTCAGGAAGTCCAGTTGGGAATTACACTGGCAATGTTTCCGATCAAAGCATGCCTTTTCAAGGGAGCAGCACGATGGTAACTGCAGTCATATCATTCACCGTGTTCATCGTTGGACTCACTGGCAACACTCTGGCTATCTACGTAGTTTTGCGTTATGctaaaatgaaaacagttacAAACATCTACATTTTAAACTTGGCCGTGGCCGATGAGCTGTATATTATGGGCCTTCCGTTCCTTACGACGCAAAACGTACTGTCCTACTGGCCGTTTGGCTCATTCCTGTGTCGCGTTGTTATGACAGCTGACTCATTAAATCAATTCACAAGCATCTTCTGTTTGACAGTGATGAGTATTGATCGCTATTTAGCAGTGGTGCATCCTATCCGCTCCACTAAGTGGCGCCGACCACGAGTAGCTAAAGCAGTTAGCGCAGCGGTGTGGGCGTTTTCCTTCATCGTTGTTCTCCCCGTGGTGATATTCTCTGACGTTCAGGACACGTTTAACTCATGCAACATGAGTTGGCCGGAGCCACGAGACATTTGGTCAACGGCATTCATACTTTACACTGCTACGCTCGGATTCTTTGGCCCCCTGCTGGTCATCTGTATGTGTTACCTGCTCATCGTTGTCAAGGTGAAGTCGTCCGGTGCGCGGGCGGGATTTACGAAACGCAGACGCTCAGAGCGAAAGGTGACCCGCATGGTGGTGGTGATCGTGGTGGTGTTCGTCCTCTGCTGGCTGCCGTTCTACATCATCAACATCGTAAACCTAGTCTTCATACTCCCGGAGAACAGCGTGATGGCCGGGGTGTATTTTTTTGCCGTTATCCTATCGTATGCAAACAGCTGTGCCAATCCGCTACTCTATGGGTTCTTGTCCGACAACTTCAAGCAGAGTTTCCGTAAGGTGCTGTGCGTGCGCAAGACAAATGGCGTGGAGGATGGCGATCCCAGTGTGCCGCGGACGGAGAAAACGACGACCCAAGAAACCTTCCTGGCACCTCGGAACAATGACTTTAATGGACATGCACAGGGCAGCCAGGTACAGTCACTCTGAAAGCACATTTCACATATTTGACATgtgttgaatgtttatttttgggctGTTAATagataaaaagatacaaattttaATTGTGATCAATTGCGTCCAATTATGTGCGATTAACCACACACTTAACGTGAAATTAAACATACCATTTATGCATTGTCAGCTTGCTTGAACTACACTTGAAACTTGATAAGCTTTAAATGGTACTTCTAAATGCGATGTATGCACAGAACTTTACGTttcttttaaaatagaaattttactaatacattaatacattttaaatacattatttttatttgatgttgcAAGTCCTAGTTTATATCACTAAAGCGTCATATTTTTAGTCTTGGGGATGTTTACGCGACAACGTTTTCAATTAAATACCGAAAACTTTTTATGCGTTTTTGTAGTTAATTTACACAACAACAGCATTGTGTGTTTCTGTAAACTTTTGAATATGGGTTTCAAAGTGT
This region includes:
- the LOC113097607 gene encoding somatostatin receptor type 5-like encodes the protein MESINQSGLVGTIPGDYNSTFGMGFSGSPVGNYTGNVSDQSMPFQGSSTMVTAVISFTVFIVGLTGNTLAIYVVLRYAKMKTVTNIYILNLAVADELYIMGLPFLTTQNVLSYWPFGSFLCRVVMTADSLNQFTSIFCLTVMSIDRYLAVVHPIRSTKWRRPRVAKAVSAAVWAFSFIVVLPVVIFSDVQDTFNSCNMSWPEPRDIWSTAFILYTATLGFFGPLLVICMCYLLIVVKVKSSGARAGFTKRRRSERKVTRMVVVIVVVFVLCWLPFYIINIVNLVFILPENSVMAGVYFFAVILSYANSCANPLLYGFLSDNFKQSFRKVLCVRKTNGVEDGDPSVPRTEKTTTQETFLAPRNNDFNGHAQGSQVQSL